gacggttataaacgaaaaatcacaatttaacagttattttagctctgattttgatgattttttacagctacactcctcgaccctataagaatgtattgAACTaaatcgatcttcaatttaaaatatttacactagtggataccacaaaatcttattttatacttaatggaagtataatattaactcttaagtgtttgtttaatctaccgttttgatgcgatatgcattatacaaaactttttttaacgatccaaccgtcaaacttatttgtacacactctgaGATTGCTtatgtaaaaaatcgtaaaaaacaaacattcaaagattacgtaacggaacaaaagttttcgacggttataaacgaaaaatcacaatttaatagtttattttagctccgattttaatgattttttacagctacactcctcgaccctataagaatgcaatgaataaatttgatcttaaatttaaaatatttacactagtggataccacaaaatcttattttatacttaatggaaatATAACATTAAcccttaagtgtttatttaatctaccgttttgatgcgatatgcattatacgaatttttttttaacaatccaaccgtcaaacttatttgtacacactctgagattgcatatgtaaaaaatcgtaaaaaacaaacattcaaagattacgtaacggaacaaaagttttcgacggttataaatgaaaaatcacaatttaacggttattttagctctaattttgatgatttttttatagctacactccttgatcctataagaatgcattgaatgaattcgatcttcaatttaatatatttacactagtggataattttttatacttaatggcagtataacattaactcttaagtgtttgttaaatctatcaatttgatatgaTATGCATTATACGAAACTTCATAAACAAAAGTGTTCATTTGATCAGAGTAAAGTAAAGTACCTTGGCAACATTGTTTCTAGAGATGGTGTCGCTGTTGACGCTTCTAAATTGCAGGCCATTGTTGATTGGCTGACTCCAACTAAtgtgaaaagtctacaaggattTTTTGGGCTGACAGGTTGTTACAGGAAGCTCATTCTTGGCTACGGCAAGATATGCCAACCCCTTTACCAGTTAACCAAGACGGACAGGTTTCTTTGTCTTCAAATGCTCAAGATGCCTTCAGTCACTTGAAACAGGTCACTTGAAACGTTTGGTTGCAGACTCTTCCTAATGTGGGACTATTTCAATTTTAGTTGCCTATAGAAAAACATAAGGTGGATCAAGAGaaaattttgggtttggatttcaAAAGTTGTAATTAGAGATGTACCTACCATTTATGCTCTTAAGGATGTTTTGGGACAGAGACATGACAGATGCATGATTCTTACATTGGGTAGTCTTAGTATACAAGGTCCAacaaaaattagacaaaaataacattgaaaaaattagacaaaaaaaattggaaggatgATGAAGAACTGAGCAAATTAAGCAGAAAATTTAAGTCTCTGAGCTTGGAAACATaggttttggtgaaaaatgCACAATTTGATTAGACCCTGATGAAAAATTTGAAGTTCTTTTGGAAATTGAATTTGGCTTTTGTAAATGGATTGAGTTTTAATTAAGGTTTTTCGCTCATAAAACAAAGACTTTGGTGGAAAATGTTAAATTTGATTAGACCCAGATGGAAATTTAGAAGCGATCCAATCgttaaatatgtttgtatatactcagAGATAATatgtgtaaaaaatcgcaaaaaaaaaaaaaacattcagagattaggtaacggaaccatgagtgaaaaaaaaaatatttaaaccatttgtttatttatttataatcaaTATAAgactttaaaataataaaatagtcaatttctgtcgATGATAACCgtcagaatactaaaataatgaCCGCcagaaactaaaataataaaatagtcaatttatgGCGGTTAAATCCGATAGGAAATATCCGCCaggaatttatgtcggatatatccgacagaaattaacttttatcCGACACTAAATAAATTATGTGTCGGATATCTTTTATCCGTCAGAATGGCTTAATAACCGCCACCATCGTCcgacacctaaagctaatattgtagtagttatgagatatgaatatgtcgtataggtcactagaggtgacttcgacttatatgctagccatgattgatgagatatgaatatgtcgtatatgtccctagaggtgactctgacttatatgGTAGCCATgactgatgagatatgaatatgtcgtatcaGTCACGGGAGGTGATTCCGACTTATATGTTAActatgattgatgagatatgtgatgagatatgaatatgtcgtttAGGTCACTAgatgtgactccgacttataagctagccatgattgatgagatatgtaatgagatatgaatatgttgtacaggtcactagaggtgactccgacttagaTGCTAGCCTATATACGATGAAATGCTAGCATTTATAATGAATATacatgatgagctagcatatgtgatgaatacgTGATAAGCTAGCAGACGTGATGAATATGCGATTAGTTAGCATATGATTATAAATATGCAAAGCATGACttgaacttatatatatatatatatatatatatatatatatatatagacgtatatttttatattctaaTTCTGGAAATCATACAGGCGttgtagcgaggggttatagaaatttatatggtttctattaaaattttatctacTGGGTCACTCAtctttgtcttgtcttcaccctccaggtcttcttagctgagctttcttatcgtcgaagGTTCGTGGCGATCCTTAATACTGGAAATTATTTCGAGGGTATGATTCCCAATTCACTTTtttgtacttacttatgctctaacatcacgtgtACAATGGGTTTATTCCTGTtcaccagtgcactctggtatttaggcactcttaggtttaaatttatttacaatttttccacatcatcacactttctggcttcgtcaccttccaggtgtcggccaacacagctcaaTTCAGAATCCTAATGGACATTCCGGGTTGGAATGTGTCACCTCTTATCCCCTTCACCTTTCTTCCCCGCTCACGTCTTCCCCCAACCCACCCCATCCCCAAACTCATCACCCTTAACCTTCTTCCCTACTTGTCTCCCCCGAATTCATCACCCTCATCATTCTTCCCAATTTTAGTccccaatttttaatttactcaaacaaatcaaatcccAATTGAAATTTCGCAAACTGGATATGCTCTGTTGCTACCCCTTTGACACCTCTTCTATCGCCACAGAAAATCCCCATgcattcatttttttctttatctcaTGTTTAGAACACGTGGTGACAATTTGGGATTGGAGAAAGCTTTAGGCTTTGCTCAACTGGGTTTCTCAATATCGGCTTGGCGATTGAGGTCGAGCTCGGCGTGGGTGCGGTGGACGAGGTTTGTGAAGCCTAGGGCTTGGAGCTTGCAGATGATGGTGGGGCCGATGAGGCTGCTGTTGAGTGTGAAAGGGAGAAAGGGTGAGAGAATACGGGAGGAAAGGGTAGAGAGGGGAGGGATGGTGACTGTTGTTGAGCGTGAaagggagaaagggagagagaataCGGGAggaaaggggagagagagtgagggatGGTGGTTCTGGGTACGGTGTGAGAGAGAAGTGGGGGAGGAAAGAGACTTCGTAAGATGAAGTATgacattgatattttttaaaaataaagtataaAACTGTAAATGACCCAATAATTAAgttaattttatgtaatttacctcgtattttgataatttgaaGTATGGATAACTCAAAAATTTAGACAACATGTCCATAATCGAAAACTTGTTGATATGGTTGTTTGTATTATGTGATGGGACATGCTATACATGCTCATGCCGCGTCACAGAAGCTTAAGGACAGCCATGTAGGTGTAAGCAAGCTGGCATTTTCATCGTCATTGTCGAGATTTTAGGTTTCTACTTTTTCATGCAGCGTCACTCCATTAGTCCATTTTATGCTCGAGCTACTCCAACAGGATCTTCTCCGAATCtttttaatgagattttaagaatttgtgaattttgtctgTTTCTTGCATATAATATTGTTAGTTTTCGTCAAatattatttgtatttaattttaaataaaaatatttaaaaaaattctgACAGTACGATGTAgaataaattgaaataattcACGAATCCTTAAATCCTCGTCAAGAAATCCGGCGATGATCCGGTCCCAAGTTACTTTCAATAGACTTCCATCTTTGCCGCTGTGCGACGTCGTTTTTAGCCAAGACCCGTTTAACACACCCAACCGCCGCCGAAACAGAACCGAAACTCGAGTGTCAATGGAGAAAGGCGGGTTAGACTTCGCCGGCCGAGAATTTAAGAACGCGGAGGAGATGTGGAGGGAGCAGCTCGGAGAAGACCACAGCAAGAAGACCGAGTGGTACCGCCAAGGCGTTGGCTACTGGGAAGTAAGTGCTTTTGTCAACCTTCCCTGTTTTTCATTTCGCTTTTTGTGCAGTCATTTCGTCGAGCAGGTGGTGGGCATTTGGAAAGTGTTTGATGTTTTTGGTGTGTTTGGTGTGTTTGGTTGTAAAGGGTGTGGAGGCGTCGACGAATGGAGTTTTGGGAGGATATGCGCAGGTGAATGAGCCTGACATAATGGGCAGTGAAGCTTTTCTTAAGCAGCTTCTTTCTGAGCGTTTTCCTGGTGCTACAAATGGCCAACGCCACCTTGTTGTTCTTGGTtcacagtctctctctctctctctctctctctctctgcgctttaaattattaaatttgttGAATACTGGTTAAAGGAACCCTATTTATCTGGGAAAATAGCTGAATTCATATTAAATGAGTTCACTTtgtcaataaaaaaatgaaaatttgagaAGGGTAGCAATCCAAATTTTGGCTCCTAGTGTTGAATTACTTGGGTGTGTTGTTTTAAAATCAGAGGCACGTTCTGGGTCTTCTGACTGACCAGTATTTAAATTTCTACAGATTGTGGTTCTGGCATTGGGAGAGTCTCCAAAAATCTTCTCATAAGATACTTCAATGAGGTGAGTTCAGTTTCAGGGCAACCCCTCTTTCTTCTACCGCCATCTTTCCGCATTTAGTTTCTGTGAAATTCATTCGATGTTGCATTATAAGAAAATTTTGATGTCTTTGAGACTTTtatgggctggtttggtattgatgtgctttgaaaaaaaactgcttctgctgttctgtgagaataagcttatttttgttgcttcacgttttcagcttttttttcatccaaaactatgaaaataagctatttttaaatgtttaccaaacacctttttgagcttagctttttttgatacccactatttataaaaacacataagtaccaaaccagtactaagTGAACTTGTATTTCATGATGTATGTTGTCACTGTTAGTCGCAAATTGTAGAACCAAATTTAGATAAGTTCCAAATAGTTTAATGTGATATGATTTCGGGCGAAGATATCTCCGGAGAGGGCTCTTCGGCTCTCAGCATAGCTCCTcaagggattggcactttgcATGTGTAGTCGGGCTCTTGCCTGCTGATGTGCTGCAAGAAGAGGACaaagttagttttgaaaggtgcctttgtggggccttaggtgtaggccttgaggctcgcaatcaaaactaactaagtgctaggcgtgctattgctatctcagtatagcagatGCAGAACAAGATTGTGTTTAGtcaattacttgcgccccaagttactcggacctcttgttatcaaaggattgtcgtggatgagttaagtccacattaagttatttttcttgccttgtgacCAAGGACTTtcagttcatagtcttgtataTTCGAATGAGGGGAGTCCAAATTccttaagtcatttgtttggttttaaatgaaagtatatcTATTAAATTGACCAGGTCTAGATACAAATAAGACTTTTAAAGTAGGAAAATAGGCGgatatgacttgaatacatactgGAGAATGCATTAAGTAATAGATCTACAAATTTAGAAAGCAAACAAAGAGTTTCGgccaagatttcaccttgtctggcaaggttaaaccttttGCAGTCACTTCTCTTTGAGTTTATAGTGGTTTCTATGCTAGAAAGGGATGGATAGTAAACCAATTTATacaagggaatcgatactatgCCACTAGAGgtgatagcagagcttttaatcaaaacaaaagatagCTTTTGTGAGGGAGATATCTTGAAAAGGACTGAGATCTGGGCTGATTACagcttttagatgcaaatttagcttgagagcagagtttgtatgtttgtttgttttattggttgagtgtccttgtctctagggcattttcctccttttataggcaaatTAGCTCGACTGCAGTGACTTTGTTCTTGCTCGAAAGcaagggtagtgagtcatcaactttttacttgtattgccaccgaaaagtgctttttggctGAATGTGAGTTAGTCCCCATCACTTGACATTTAAATCATAGGCACATGGCTTATGCATTAATGGGAAGGCGCCAATTTGTCTCTAGGCTTGATGCTTAGGCTTTGGGCAAGTCTCCCTTTAGTTGGTATGTCTGGGCTTCCACACACTTGCAgcccaatgttcaaatattaacccaaacaatatGCATCGAACGGTACTTGCTTGCACATGTTGAACATGGATGCTAAGACTATATCATGAGACCTAAAAAATATGTGTTGGTACTTATCTTTCTAGCTTTCGGTTTTGTTTATTAGATGAGaactaattttgtttttatttcacgTCTGAGCTCGAATCAGGATATCTGTAGCTTTGTCATGTTTTAAGGTTTTGGGTTTTCCATCAGGctgaatatattttctttgtgtttttgttaCATGGAACAAATCAGTGTCACTAAAACTTGATAGAGCTTATTATCCATTGTAACTGTCACACGTTTTCTCTTTGATCTTCATTCTGTTTTCTTGAAAACCCAGGTTGATCTACTTGAGCCTGTATCACATTTCTTGGAAACTGCTCGTGAAAGTTTGGCTCCTGAAAATCATAAGGTCTCTGATATGCACAAAGCTACTAATTTTTTCTGCATGCCTCTTCAGGTAATATACTCAAATAGTCAAATACAATACATTACCAGAAACATTGGATGGTCTTGACACTTACAAACCCTTTATTTTTTCTGTGTTCCTCTTTGGATAGTAAACTATTTCTCCCCTATTAGTTATACAACGTTCGCTTggttagtttttatttattttttaaacacctGCCATGCAATTTTGTCAGTCCAATGCATTCACTGTGTGTCTTCCTTTCTTAACTTTTCTAGACATCCATCTCTTACCCTCGCTGAGTCTTTTGGAAACGCCACATGAACATTTTCTTGCTTCCATTTTTAGGAATTCACACCAGACGCAGGGAGGTACAACATTATATGGGTTCAATGGTGTATTGGGCATCTGACAGATGACGACTTCGTCTCATTCTTTAAACGGGCAAAGGTAAAACTGTTTTCTTGAGTATTAATGTAAAACTATGTTTCAGATATCAAGGTATCTACTGGGATTGCATCACTATCATTTCATGATCAAACGTAGACTGTTCAATATGGACGTGAACTTGAAGATTTTGCCTGCAATCTTCTGACCATTTATGTTCACAAATCTTTAAATTCTGTGAAGTATTAAAGTCTTCGTTAACTTTAAAGTTTCTGCACTTTTGGTTCCGTCTTACTGACATTATGCCCGGACATAGTATTAAATTCATAATACCATTTTCGGCCCCTTCCTCCCTCGGTGACCAAATAcaagaaaatttgacaaaaaaaaaatgaaaagtaaaATTCAGTGTACCATTACACATGACCTTGGGATTATTCGGTCAAAGAACTGGGTAGCAAAAGATATATACCATTGTTTATGTCCTCGTTAAGATCTTAATCACTTACTTTTGTGCTATTAAGGGATGATGTTtacttttatatatttattgtcaATCTTTGACAGAGGCACTTTGATGGCAGGAATACTCCTATTATATCTTCCACTTTTGTATGTCCAGTCAAATTTATTCACATGTTGCTTAGTAGTTTTCTCGATTGGTGTTGTTAGTTTTGTGTGTGGAAATGTACTAACTTTTTTATATGGGTTACCTATTTCTAGGTAGGATTAAAACCTGGTGGTCTTTTTGTCCTAAAGGAAAATATTGTAAGATCCGGTAAGTTGCTTTCTGTTTCACTTCATTCTGTGGTCATGATAAAGTTATCTGCATTCTTTTTGGTAGACTAAATTTGACTGAGAATAACTTGTTGTGAACTAATCGTCTTGATATGTAGGATTTGTGTTAGACACAGAAGACCGGAGTGTCACCAGGTCGGATTTGTACTTTAGGGAGCTCTTTCGTCAGTGTGGACTTCATCTTTACATATCAAAGGTTAAATGTGAAATTCGTACTCTGTGCTATTAGCTCTAGAATCTGATGTGGACCTTATCTCATCCTATCTGTTACTTTTATTTTCGATGTTTATTGCTGATAACTGATATAGTCCATAAGCGAGGGAGAAATATTTAAGATGTGCAGAGACACTGCATCTTAATAGGATGACTTCATATGATGCCTGTCAGATCTTTGCCGGTCCTCGCTGTTTCATGTTAATGTCAATTTTCTTAATAAAGTGATTTGATATCTAACTcaaaattatttttctgtcacgTAACTTTAAAGATAAGTGAATTAGTTGAGCATGGTTTGTTCGGTTTGATGCCACAGTTGAATTTGATTGTGCATACTACCTAAATCATTTTGATACTGGTTCATTTTGATCAAGGGGGTGGGGGGCCAACATTGATAAGACAAGTACCGCTAGATCAATATCTAGTTGGTTTTGGTACACTGGCTCATTAAATATCTGTCTTGAGGTGAATTCATATGAAATTCTGCCGTTAGCATCCAAATCTTCTTCGTTTATAATTCCAGTTTCTTCCTTACATCAGGATCAAAAGGGGTTGCCTGAGGAATTATTTGCTGTGAAAATGTATGCATTAACTACTGAGTTGCCAAAGAAGGTCCATCGGACAAGATCTGAAGTGCAAGCCAATAGACCCGGAGTCATCAAGTGAGCAATCCCAGCTTGAacttacatacacacacacacacacact
This genomic interval from Malus domestica chromosome 05, GDT2T_hap1 contains the following:
- the LOC103454462 gene encoding alpha N-terminal protein methyltransferase 1-like isoform X1 — translated: MIRSQVTFNRLPSLPLCDVVFSQDPFNTPNRRRNRTETRVSMEKGGLDFAGREFKNAEEMWREQLGEDHSKKTEWYRQGVGYWEGVEASTNGVLGGYAQVNEPDIMGSEAFLKQLLSERFPGATNGQRHLVVLDCGSGIGRVSKNLLIRYFNEVDLLEPVSHFLETARESLAPENHKVSDMHKATNFFCMPLQEFTPDAGRYNIIWVQWCIGHLTDDDFVSFFKRAKRHFDGRNTPIISSTFVGLKPGGLFVLKENIVRSGFVLDTEDRSVTRSDLYFRELFRQCGLHLYISKDQKGLPEELFAVKMYALTTELPKKVHRTRSEVQANRPGVIK
- the LOC103454462 gene encoding alpha N-terminal protein methyltransferase 1-like isoform X2, with amino-acid sequence MIRSQVTFNRLPSLPLCDVVFSQDPFNTPNRRRNRTETRVSMEKGGLDFAGREFKNAEEMWREQLGEDHSKKTEWYRQGVGYWEGVEASTNGVLGGYAQVNEPDIMGSEAFLKQLLSERFPGATNGQRHLVVLDCGSGIGRVSKNLLIRYFNEVDLLEPVSHFLETARESLAPENHKVSDMHKATNFFCMPLQEFTPDAGRYNIIWVQWCIGHLTDDDFVSFFKRAKVGLKPGGLFVLKENIVRSGFVLDTEDRSVTRSDLYFRELFRQCGLHLYISKDQKGLPEELFAVKMYALTTELPKKVHRTRSEVQANRPGVIK